In the Thauera sedimentorum genome, one interval contains:
- a CDS encoding hemerythrin domain-containing protein, giving the protein MEQLAWSDALRTGIDVIDRQHRGLVDMVNATAIRLEADAALSADEVRLLLGYLKDYAEVHFGTEEALMALCGLPPGYAQDHHANHARFLAHVGDMVDDLSDDAVPDGRQLLAFLADWLIRHIQGEDQGLARRLRAAHPEGPGMHAEGAVGGGVGATGLTRQFADVLALGSATLHASEADVLEMITEGTAPTLVMALDASLLPATVLHANAAAGELFGSPAERLAGRASDALFGENQAQRLPVMMSEVLMHGAFEGEIDCVDAVGELHPVQARVTHLVLQGRMAILVVFVPQDLRSGSRKAGHPEEAVRDAAAEGREARGRSRATLAGRTVFSRHPLFGVLNRDELQILERSARLIRLRKGQVLFHKGDEPAGIYIVISGQVSLAASNSRGIEKVLDILDPPDVFAEVEVLTRRPAAVHAQSLSTSVVLLVPADAVRRVQASSPAFSEAVVAHLGRRVQRLTGEIEALTLHTAMERIIDHLLAHAQVNAHGVIEAQLPAQKQVIASYLNISPPTLSRAFQQLTDNGLITITRRYVTIPDRERLLRFRDGELAEDRV; this is encoded by the coding sequence CCGAGGTCCATTTCGGCACCGAAGAGGCCTTGATGGCCCTGTGCGGCCTGCCGCCCGGCTACGCGCAGGACCACCACGCCAACCACGCGCGCTTCCTGGCCCACGTCGGCGACATGGTCGACGACCTGTCCGACGACGCGGTGCCCGACGGGCGGCAGCTGCTCGCCTTCCTGGCCGACTGGCTGATCCGCCACATCCAGGGCGAGGACCAGGGCCTGGCCCGCCGGCTGCGCGCGGCCCACCCCGAAGGACCGGGCATGCATGCCGAAGGGGCGGTCGGCGGCGGCGTGGGCGCCACCGGCCTGACCCGCCAGTTCGCCGATGTGCTCGCCCTGGGCAGCGCCACGCTGCACGCCAGCGAGGCCGACGTGCTGGAGATGATCACCGAGGGCACCGCGCCCACGCTGGTCATGGCGCTAGATGCCAGCCTGCTGCCGGCCACCGTGCTCCATGCCAACGCCGCGGCCGGCGAGCTGTTCGGCTCACCGGCCGAGCGCCTCGCGGGCCGCGCCAGCGATGCGCTCTTCGGCGAAAACCAGGCCCAGCGCCTCCCGGTGATGATGAGCGAGGTGCTGATGCACGGCGCCTTCGAGGGCGAGATCGACTGCGTCGACGCCGTCGGCGAGCTGCACCCGGTGCAGGCGCGCGTCACCCATCTGGTCCTGCAGGGGCGCATGGCCATTCTGGTGGTGTTCGTGCCGCAGGACCTGCGAAGCGGCAGCCGCAAGGCCGGCCACCCGGAAGAGGCCGTCCGTGACGCGGCAGCCGAGGGGCGCGAGGCACGTGGGCGCAGCCGCGCCACGCTGGCCGGACGCACCGTGTTCTCGCGCCATCCGCTGTTCGGCGTGCTCAACCGCGACGAGCTGCAGATCCTGGAACGCTCGGCCCGCCTGATCCGCCTGCGCAAGGGCCAGGTGCTGTTCCACAAGGGCGACGAACCCGCCGGCATCTACATCGTCATCAGCGGCCAGGTGAGCCTGGCGGCCTCCAACAGCCGCGGCATCGAGAAGGTGCTGGACATCCTCGATCCGCCGGATGTCTTCGCCGAGGTGGAGGTGCTCACCCGGCGGCCGGCGGCGGTGCATGCGCAGAGCCTCAGTACGTCCGTGGTCCTGCTGGTGCCGGCCGACGCGGTGCGCCGCGTGCAGGCCTCCAGCCCGGCCTTCTCGGAAGCGGTGGTGGCCCACCTGGGGCGCCGCGTGCAGCGGCTCACCGGCGAGATCGAAGCCCTCACGCTGCACACCGCCATGGAGCGCATCATCGACCACCTGCTGGCGCATGCGCAGGTCAACGCGCACGGCGTCATCGAGGCTCAGCTGCCGGCGCAGAAACAGGTGATCGCCTCCTATCTCAACATCAGCCCGCCCACGCTGTCGCGTGCCTTCCAGCAGCTGACCGACAACGGCCTGATCACCATCACCCGCCGCTACGTGACCATCCCCGACCGCGAGCGCCTGCTGCGCTTTCGCGACGGCGAGTTGGCCGAGGATCGCGTATAG
- a CDS encoding class GN sortase has protein sequence MRSLQACHHCNSKDFLGVECAWPAAACLGPALARTRRQQWRTRVLRTAAALALAAGLWQFGQAGYIHAKAWLAQVLIGQAWAETQAGATQVKPWPWADTWPVARLRAPGQGVDLFVLAGADGRTIAFGPGHMYGTALPGEDGNSVLGAHRDTHFAFLQWLEDGSELEIETAAGETLHYRVADTRVVDKNDLSPLAQPRDGRQLTLVTCWPFDALQAGGPLRYVVTAVSADDPRRPRRAALTSL, from the coding sequence ATGAGATCCCTGCAAGCCTGCCATCACTGCAACAGCAAGGACTTTCTCGGCGTGGAATGCGCCTGGCCGGCCGCGGCCTGCCTCGGCCCCGCGCTGGCGCGCACGCGCCGCCAGCAGTGGCGCACCCGCGTGCTGCGCACCGCCGCCGCGCTCGCCCTGGCCGCCGGGCTGTGGCAGTTCGGCCAGGCCGGCTACATCCACGCCAAGGCCTGGCTCGCACAGGTGCTGATCGGCCAGGCCTGGGCGGAAACCCAGGCCGGCGCCACGCAGGTCAAGCCCTGGCCGTGGGCCGATACCTGGCCGGTGGCCCGCCTGCGCGCGCCGGGCCAGGGTGTGGACCTCTTTGTCCTGGCCGGGGCCGACGGACGCACCATCGCCTTCGGTCCGGGGCACATGTACGGCACCGCGCTACCGGGCGAGGACGGCAACAGCGTGCTCGGCGCGCATCGCGACACCCATTTCGCCTTCCTGCAGTGGCTGGAGGACGGCAGCGAACTGGAGATCGAGACGGCCGCCGGCGAGACCCTGCACTACCGGGTCGCCGACACGAGGGTGGTGGACAAGAACGACCTCAGCCCGCTCGCCCAGCCGCGCGATGGCCGCCAGCTCACCCTGGTGACCTGCTGGCCCTTCGATGCGCTGCAGGCCGGCGGTCCCTTGCGCTACGTGGTCACCGCGGTGAGCGCCGACGATCCGCGGCGGCCGCGCCGCGCAGCGCTCACCAGCCTGTGA
- a CDS encoding marine proteobacterial sortase target protein: protein MNTTTAARGPAPAPGRHHAVEIAALFVRILAGGLGVALALAALVLLLAAPAHAVEMRAVPMRPAEAGQGTLLMRTEDGATFALPTLATEVTIRVNGPLARARVMQTFRNPGSDWLEGVYVFPLPENAAVDRLRMRVGERLIEGEIREREEARATFEQARAKGQRAALVEQERPNMFTTSVANIAPDAEIRVEIEYQQTLDYQLVDEAGRYSLRFPMVVGPRYIPGTPDGERSAGHGTVAPTTVVPDAHRITPPVLHPSAGPINPVSLRVELDAGVPLAAVDSPYHAVRVEAPHAHRRVVELAEGSTPANRDFELVWTLAAGAAPQVALFSEPGKDLDYALLMLMLMPPQLRADEQPLPREVVFILDTSGSMEGTSIVQAREALALALRRLNPADRFNIIEFNSEAYALFPTAQPASRDAVDHAARWVRSLQARGGTEMKKALEMALDGSERAGRVRQVIFLTDGAVGNEEALFRLIEERLGDSRLFTVGIGSAPNSHFMRQAAAAGRGSFTYIGKLDEVQERMSALFAKLESPVMKGIELSWADGSALETWPRRVPDLYAGEPVMVVAALRKGGGSLRVAGSGRGVEWSAGIPLAEASPATGVGVLWARQKIAALMDELRAGTPEADIRPAVVELALEHHLVSRYTSLVAVDKTPARPAGEALHGGAMPTNLPDGWRHEAVFGQLPMGATDARLNLLLGTLALLACALLWSAQRRGRSSFALSA from the coding sequence ATGAATACCACCACCGCCGCCCGCGGCCCCGCCCCGGCCCCCGGCCGCCACCACGCGGTCGAGATCGCCGCCCTCTTCGTCCGCATCCTCGCCGGCGGGCTGGGGGTGGCGCTGGCGCTCGCCGCCCTGGTGCTGCTGCTCGCCGCGCCGGCGCATGCGGTCGAGATGCGGGCCGTGCCGATGCGCCCCGCCGAGGCCGGCCAGGGCACGCTGCTGATGCGCACCGAGGATGGCGCCACCTTTGCGCTGCCCACCCTCGCCACCGAGGTAACGATCCGCGTCAACGGCCCGTTGGCCCGCGCCCGCGTGATGCAGACCTTCCGCAACCCGGGCAGCGACTGGCTGGAAGGCGTCTACGTATTCCCGCTGCCGGAGAACGCGGCGGTCGACCGCCTGCGCATGCGCGTGGGCGAGCGCCTCATCGAAGGCGAGATCCGCGAACGCGAGGAAGCTCGCGCGACCTTCGAACAGGCCCGTGCCAAAGGCCAGCGCGCGGCGCTGGTCGAGCAGGAGCGGCCCAACATGTTCACCACCAGCGTGGCCAACATCGCCCCCGACGCCGAGATCCGGGTGGAGATCGAGTACCAGCAGACGCTGGACTACCAGCTGGTCGATGAGGCCGGGCGCTACAGCCTGCGCTTCCCTATGGTGGTCGGCCCGCGCTACATCCCCGGCACGCCCGACGGCGAGCGCAGCGCCGGCCACGGCACCGTGGCGCCCACCACCGTAGTGCCGGACGCCCACCGCATCACCCCGCCGGTGCTGCACCCGTCGGCCGGCCCGATCAACCCGGTGAGCCTGCGCGTGGAACTCGATGCCGGCGTGCCGCTGGCCGCGGTGGACAGCCCCTACCACGCGGTGCGCGTCGAGGCGCCGCATGCCCACCGCCGCGTGGTGGAACTGGCCGAAGGCAGCACCCCGGCCAACCGCGACTTCGAACTGGTGTGGACGCTGGCCGCCGGCGCCGCGCCGCAGGTGGCGCTGTTCAGCGAGCCCGGCAAGGATCTCGACTACGCCCTGCTGATGCTGATGCTGATGCCGCCGCAACTGCGCGCCGACGAACAACCGCTGCCGCGCGAGGTGGTCTTCATCCTCGACACCTCGGGCTCGATGGAGGGCACGTCCATCGTGCAGGCGCGCGAAGCGCTTGCCCTGGCGCTGCGCCGGCTGAACCCGGCCGACCGCTTCAACATCATCGAATTCAACTCCGAGGCCTATGCCCTCTTCCCGACCGCCCAGCCGGCCAGCCGCGACGCGGTCGATCACGCCGCGCGCTGGGTGCGCAGCCTGCAGGCGCGCGGCGGCACCGAGATGAAGAAGGCGCTGGAGATGGCGCTGGACGGCAGCGAGCGCGCCGGTCGCGTGCGCCAGGTGATCTTCCTCACCGACGGCGCAGTGGGCAACGAAGAGGCGCTGTTCCGCCTGATCGAGGAGCGCCTGGGCGATTCGCGCCTGTTCACCGTCGGCATCGGCTCGGCGCCCAACAGCCACTTCATGCGTCAGGCGGCCGCTGCCGGGCGCGGCAGCTTCACCTACATCGGCAAGCTCGACGAGGTGCAGGAGCGCATGTCGGCGCTGTTCGCCAAGCTCGAATCCCCGGTGATGAAGGGCATCGAACTGTCCTGGGCGGACGGCAGCGCGCTGGAAACCTGGCCGCGCCGCGTGCCCGACCTGTATGCCGGCGAGCCGGTCATGGTGGTGGCCGCGCTGCGCAAGGGCGGCGGATCGCTGCGCGTCGCCGGTAGCGGACGCGGGGTCGAATGGAGCGCCGGAATTCCGCTCGCCGAAGCCTCGCCCGCCACCGGTGTCGGCGTGCTGTGGGCGCGCCAGAAGATCGCCGCCCTGATGGACGAGCTGCGCGCCGGCACGCCGGAAGCCGACATCCGCCCGGCGGTCGTCGAGCTCGCCCTGGAGCACCACCTGGTGAGCCGCTACACCAGCCTGGTCGCGGTGGACAAGACCCCTGCCCGTCCGGCCGGCGAGGCGCTGCACGGCGGCGCCATGCCCACCAACTTGCCAGATGGCTGGCGCCACGAAGCGGTGTTCGGTCAGCTGCCCATGGGCGCCACCGATGCACGGCTGAACCTGCTGCTCGGCACCCTGGCCCTGCTCGCCTGCGCCCTGCTGTGGTCCGCCCAGCGCCGCGGCCGCAGTTCCTTTGCCCTTTCCGCCTGA
- the pdsR gene encoding proteobacterial dedicated sortase system response regulator, translating into MHMGRRIAIVEDEAAIRANYAEALARQGYEVAAYADRPQALAAFRERLPDLAVVDIGLGDEPEGGFTLCSELRALSKRLPIIFLTARDSDFDVVSGLRLGADDYLTKDISMPHLLARIAALFRRIDALADAQPQEDVIERGPLRLDAMRLSAQWRGQPVDLTLTEFWMVHTLAKTPGHVKSRDQLMHDARLVDDGTITSHVKRIRRKFAAVDAGFDAIESVYGMGYRWKAA; encoded by the coding sequence ATGCATATGGGACGCCGCATCGCCATCGTCGAGGACGAAGCCGCCATCCGCGCCAACTACGCCGAGGCCCTGGCCCGCCAGGGCTACGAGGTGGCCGCGTACGCCGACCGCCCGCAGGCGCTGGCCGCCTTCCGCGAACGCCTGCCTGACCTGGCGGTGGTCGACATCGGCCTGGGCGACGAGCCCGAGGGCGGCTTCACGCTGTGCAGCGAACTGCGCGCGCTGTCGAAGCGCCTGCCCATCATCTTCCTGACCGCGCGCGATTCGGACTTCGACGTGGTCTCCGGCCTGCGCCTGGGGGCGGACGACTACCTCACCAAGGACATCTCCATGCCCCACCTGCTGGCGCGGATTGCGGCGCTGTTCCGCCGCATCGACGCGCTGGCCGACGCGCAGCCCCAGGAGGACGTCATCGAACGCGGGCCGCTGCGCCTGGACGCGATGCGCCTTTCCGCGCAATGGCGCGGGCAGCCGGTGGATCTCACGCTCACCGAATTCTGGATGGTGCACACCCTGGCCAAGACCCCCGGCCACGTGAAGAGCCGCGACCAGCTGATGCACGACGCCCGCCTGGTGGACGACGGCACCATCACCTCGCACGTCAAGCGCATCCGCCGCAAGTTCGCCGCGGTCGATGCCGGCTTCGACGCCATCGAGAGCGTGTACGGCATGGGCTACCGCTGGAAGGCGGCCTGA